A single genomic interval of Camelina sativa cultivar DH55 chromosome 11, Cs, whole genome shotgun sequence harbors:
- the LOC104724148 gene encoding uncharacterized protein LOC104724148, translating to MPRNIYEPMKTYFLQVNINCQGCKRKVKKTLRKVEGVYSVDIDTDQQVVIVRGNLDPEILVKKLSRIGKHAQPMFLTPYHHAGLNEENRRLGNTQYNFGRNLNNVPSYERQSHNQSDEEMMMMNMKPVMMNDADYFDLSNSPEDFQELFGEIPQRHNSYEEVKPNLMMDMDLGYSNAYPAAEAMNMQSGGRVNNMMMNERAFRGQMMNGPSLVPQSMTHEQQFSSRPLQSMNHEQFSSRPLHGFYY from the exons ATGCCAAGAAACATCTATGAACCTATGAAG ACATATTTTCTCCAGGTTAACATCAACTGCCAAGGATGTAAGAGGAAAGTGAAGAAAACACTGAGAAAAGTTGAAG GTGTTTACTCTGTTGATATAGACACAGATCAGCAAGTAGTGATTGTTAGAGGTAACTTAGATCCAGAGATTTTGGTCAAGAAGTTGAGCAGAATAGGGAAACATGCTCAGCCCATGTTCTTGACCCCTTACCATCATGCTGGTCTTAACGAAGAGAACAGAAGATTGGGGAACACACAATACAACTTCGGAAGAAATCTCAACAATGTCCCAAGTTATGAAAGGCAGAGTCATAATCAGAGTGatgaagagatgatgatgatgaacatgaaACCTGTGATGATGAACGATGCTGATTACTTTGATCTGAGCAATTCACCTGAAGATTTCCAAGAGCTATTCGGAGAAATACCACAAAGACACAACAGCTATGAAGAGGTGAAACCAAATCTGATGATGGACATGGATCTTGGATATTCTAATGCATACCCTGCAGCAGAAGCAATGAATATGCAGAGTGGAGGAAGAGTGaataatatgatgatgaatgagaGAGCTTTCCGTGGGCAGATGATGAACGGTCCATCTCTTGTTCCTCAGTCAATGACTCATGAACAACAGTTCAGCTCAAGACCACTTCAGTCTATGAATCATGAGCAGTTCAGCTCAAG GCCACTTCATGGCTTTTACTACTGA